The nucleotide window GCTGGGGCCCTGGCTGCTGCACCCGCTGGTGCTGCTGTATGCCGTATCCGGCACGCTGATGATCAGCAAGACGCTGCGCATCCCCAAGCCCTGAACCCGCCCGCGCGGGCGCGTCATGCACGCGTCGCCGGCCGCGGCTAGAATCGGTCGGGAAGGGAGGGCACATGGCGACAAACGTTCCACCGTGGCCGGGCGATTTCGAATCGGTGGCCCAGCAGTACTGGAGCCTGTGGGGCGACGCCCTGCGACAGGTGGGCGCAGCGCCGGCGATGCCGATGCCGGGCGCGGCCCCGGGCTGGCAGCAGACGGTCGACTGGTGGGCGCAGCTGGTGCCCGGCGGGCAGGCGCAGGTGGACGAGGCCGTGGGCCGCTTCCAGCGGCAGGCCAGCCAGTGGTTCGGGCAGATGCAGCAGGTCGCGGCGCAGTTCACCGGCCGCGACCACGACGCCACCGACATCGGCCGCGCCTGGCGCTCGGCGCTGGGCATGGCCGAGCCCACGCCCGCGCACAATCCCTTCGCCGACATCTTCCGCAGCATGCAGGGCGGCGCGCACGGACTGGATGGCTGGATGCAGCAACTGCGCCCGTGGCTGGAGAACCTGCAACGCGATGGCGACCGCTGGCTGCACGTGCCGACCTTCGGCCTGGCGCGCGAGCACCAGGAACGCTGGCAGCATCTGGCGCAGGCGTACCAGGGTTACCAGCAGCGCGTGGCCGAATACGACCAGCTGATGCTGCAGGTGGCGCAGGATGCATTCGCGCGTTTCGAGCGCAAGCTGGAGGAACACGCCGAGCCGGGCCGGCAACTGCAGAATGCGCGCGCGCTGTTCGACCTGTGGATCGACGCGGCCGAAGAAGCCTATGCGCAGGTCGCCCTGTCCGAGGATTTCCGCCACGTCTTCGGCGGCCTGGCCAATGCGCAGGCCCGCCTGCGGCTGGGCGTGCAGCGCGAGGTGGAACAGGTCTGCACGCTGTTCGGCATGCCCACGCGCACCGAAGTGGATTCCGCGCATCGCAAGATCGTCGAACTCGAACGCGCGCTGCGCAGGGTCACGCGCGCACAGGCGGCCCCCGTGCGGCGCGCGCCCGTGCAGCGCGCCGCTGCTGAGCCGGTGGAAGCGCCGGTGGTCGCTGAAGCACCGCCGCCGCCTGCACCACGCCCGGCAAAACCGAAGGCGGTGAAGAAGCGTCCGCCTTCGCGCAAGCCTGCACCGGCAGCCAAAGCCGCGCCCAAGAAGCGCGTGGCGGCCAAGAAGACGGCGGCGAAGAAGCCCCCGCGACGGGCCGTCGCCGCGGCGGCGCCCCTCGCCACCCGGCAGGAGCGGGCGCCGGCCGCTGCGCAGGCCGTCGCGCGCAAGCCCGCCAGGGCCAGGACGCCGACCCAGGCCGTGCCGAAGGCGCGTGTGGCCAAAGCGCCGAAGAAAACGGCAGCGCCCGCCAGCAAGCCGGCCTCGGTCGTGTCGATGAAGGACTGGGTGGCCCGCAACGCCGCGCGCGCCGCCACGGCGCAGGCGCCGAAGGCCGCCAGCAAGACGAAGCGGGGTAAAGGCAAGTGAACGGACCGCTCAACTTCACCGCCGAAACGCTGGCCCAGGAGGCCACCACGCTGGTGCAGAAACTCTCCGCCGGCCTGCATACGCTGCCGGAGGTGGACGATGTCCACTATGGCGCCACCCGGAAGCAGGAAGTCTGGCGCGATGGCAAGGTGGTGCTGTACCGCTTCATCGGCGAGAAGGCCCCCACGGCGAAGGTCCCCCTGCTGATCGTCTACGCACTGGTCAACCGGCCGTACATGGTGGACCTGCAGCACGACCGCTCGCTGGTGAAGGGGCTGCTGGCGCAGGGCGAGGATGTCTACGTCATCGACTGCGGCTATCCCGACCGCTCCGACCGCTTCCTCGAACTGGACGACTACATCAACCGCTTCCTCGACGGTGCGGTCGACCACCTGCGCGACAGCCACGGGCGCGAGGCGGTCAACGTGCTGGGCATCTGCCAGGGCGGCGCGTTTTCCCTGTGCTATGCCGCGCTGCACCCCGCGAAGGTCAAGAACCTCATCACCATGGTCACGCCGGTGGACTTCCACACCCCGGACAACATGCTTTCGCACTGGACGCGCGAGCTGGACGTGGACCTGTTCGTCGATGCGCTGGGCAACGTGCCGGCCGACATGATGAACGCCTGCTACCTGATGCTGAAGCCGTTCCGGCTGAACCTGCAGAAGTACGTGGGGCTGATGGACATCCTGGACGACAAGCGCGCCATCGAGGATTTCCTGCGCATGGAGAAGTGGATCTTCGACTCGCCCGACCTGGCGGGCGAAGCCTTCCGCCAGTTCATCAAGCAGTTCTACCAGCGCAACGGCTTCATCAAGGGCGGCATCGAGATCGGCGGCGAACCGGTGGACCTGGGCTTCGTCGACATGCCGGTACTGAACATCTACGCCGAGCAGGACCACCTGGTGCCGCCGGATGCCTCGCGTGCGTTGAAGGACGTGGTGGGCACGGCGGACTACACCGAGCTGAGCTTCAAGGGCGGCCACATCGGCATCTACGTTTCAAGCCGGGCCCAGCGCGAAGTGCCATCGGCCATCCACCACTGGCTGGGCCAGCGCGCGCGCTAGGTGCGCGTGGTTGCGCTTGCGGGAGCGACGCAAGTCGCGA belongs to Pseudoxanthomonas sp. F37 and includes:
- the phaE gene encoding class III poly(R)-hydroxyalkanoic acid synthase subunit PhaE, giving the protein MATNVPPWPGDFESVAQQYWSLWGDALRQVGAAPAMPMPGAAPGWQQTVDWWAQLVPGGQAQVDEAVGRFQRQASQWFGQMQQVAAQFTGRDHDATDIGRAWRSALGMAEPTPAHNPFADIFRSMQGGAHGLDGWMQQLRPWLENLQRDGDRWLHVPTFGLAREHQERWQHLAQAYQGYQQRVAEYDQLMLQVAQDAFARFERKLEEHAEPGRQLQNARALFDLWIDAAEEAYAQVALSEDFRHVFGGLANAQARLRLGVQREVEQVCTLFGMPTRTEVDSAHRKIVELERALRRVTRAQAAPVRRAPVQRAAAEPVEAPVVAEAPPPPAPRPAKPKAVKKRPPSRKPAPAAKAAPKKRVAAKKTAAKKPPRRAVAAAAPLATRQERAPAAAQAVARKPARARTPTQAVPKARVAKAPKKTAAPASKPASVVSMKDWVARNAARAATAQAPKAASKTKRGKGK
- a CDS encoding class III poly(R)-hydroxyalkanoic acid synthase subunit PhaC, whose amino-acid sequence is MNGPLNFTAETLAQEATTLVQKLSAGLHTLPEVDDVHYGATRKQEVWRDGKVVLYRFIGEKAPTAKVPLLIVYALVNRPYMVDLQHDRSLVKGLLAQGEDVYVIDCGYPDRSDRFLELDDYINRFLDGAVDHLRDSHGREAVNVLGICQGGAFSLCYAALHPAKVKNLITMVTPVDFHTPDNMLSHWTRELDVDLFVDALGNVPADMMNACYLMLKPFRLNLQKYVGLMDILDDKRAIEDFLRMEKWIFDSPDLAGEAFRQFIKQFYQRNGFIKGGIEIGGEPVDLGFVDMPVLNIYAEQDHLVPPDASRALKDVVGTADYTELSFKGGHIGIYVSSRAQREVPSAIHHWLGQRAR